A window from Citrus sinensis cultivar Valencia sweet orange chromosome 3, DVS_A1.0, whole genome shotgun sequence encodes these proteins:
- the LOC102608917 gene encoding piezo-type mechanosensitive ion channel homolog isoform X8, whose translation MVSLFALSFWSFHFASICAFGLLAYVGYILYAFPSLFHLHRLNGLLLVFILLWAVSTYIFNVAFSFLNWKLWKDMEIWEMVGLWHYPIPGFFLLAQFCLGVLVALGNLVNNSVFVYLSGEDGRSSSETSTVEVREETKVLIVATIAWGLRKCSRAIMLALIGLLAMKPGFIHAIYMIFFLIYLLSHNVSRKIRESLILLCEAHFALLYLLRIDLISNALRQKDSLSMEILSQLGLLNHDSSWDFLEIALLACFCAIHNHGFQTLFSFSAIVQHTSSPPVGFSILKAGLNKSVLLSVYSASTAKYSHDNSSYERRIASFLSAIGQKILSMYRSCGTYIAFLTILLTVYMVRPNYISFGYIFLLLVWIIGRQLVEKSKRRLWFPLKLYAITVFVFSYSLSCFSSFELWLSRLIDLYFYLDYDSEASLLENVWESIAVLIVMQLYSYERRQSRHYRQDDPNLLDSGLLGFIKRFLVCHSQKILFLAVFYASLSPISALGLVYLLGLVICSTLPKASRIPSKSFLVYTGFLVTIEYLFQMWGKQAGMFPGQKHSDLSLFLGLRVYEPSFWGIELGLRGKVMVIVACTLQYNIFRWLEKTPSSSLNKGKWEEPCPLFVSSEDAFINGPHPNEEDKLLSDSGTRSMKREVAASNSWPSFTSVLTQTPNSVSSKRGESEASSTRKFSFGYFWGGAKESHKWNKKRILTLRKERFETQKTLLKIYLKFWMENLFNLFGLEINMIVLLLASFALLNAISLLYTALLAACVLLNWHFIRKLWPMFVFLFATILILEYLALWKNMSLNQHNPSENNVRCHDCSRSSAQHFQYCGNCWLGLVVDDPRTLISYFAVFMLACFKLRADLLSSFSGSSTYRQMMSQRKNTFVLRDLSFETKSMWTFLDYLKLYCYCHLLDLVLVLILITGTLEYDILHLGYLAFALTFFRMRLEILKKKNKIFKFLRIYNFVLIILSLAYQSPFVGEFSAGKCETIDYIFEMIGFYKYDYGFRITARSALVEIIIFMLVSLQSYMFSSQEFDYVSRYLEAEQIGAVVCEQERKAAWKTAQLQHIRESEEKIRQRNMQVEKMKSEMLNLQTQLHSMNSIANCNTTSPDTEGLRRRNTPLTSNWESRTPDKGEGLIRKQEQIIKEELQFPLEVHEFPAVVHMDNLMGVVSPKDSVGSPPCEINEIELDVADSADFDSNRSIKAKENPLKSAVQLLGDGVSQVQSIGNQAVNNLVSFLNITPEDSDMNELSSAEDEAYDEMESQKKRYVSLDRSYSLQSDKSSDATSLQIGRIFRYIWSQMRSNNDVVCYCCFVLVFIWNFSLLSMVYLAALFLYALCVHTGPSSIFWIIMLIYTEMYILVQYLYQIIIQHCGLSIDSDLLQALGFPDPAHKITSSFVVNAVPLFLVYFFTLLQSSITAKDSEWMPSTDFISRRRDALYRKEVLVNYSWSKKAQELLQQMINMVKLIIRRFFRYWKSLTRGAESPPYFVQLSMDVNLWPEDGIQPEKIESGINQVLKIVHDERCKEKNPSDCPFASRVNIQSIERSQEKPNIALVVLEVVYASPLTGCASAEWYKSLTPAADVAKEIRKAQSLGLFEQLRFPYPLLSIIGGGKREIDLYAYIFGADLTVFFLVAIFYQSIIKHNSELLDVYQLEDQFPKEFVFILMIIFFLIVLDRIIYLCSFAVGKVIFYLFNLILFTYSVIEYAWNMEASHQRAGEFALRAIFLAKAVSLSLQAIQIRYGIPHKSTLYRQFLTSEVSRINYFGYRLYRALPFLYELRCVLDWSCTSTSLTMYDWLKLEDINASLYLVKCDAVLNRAKNKQGEKQTIMTKCCNGICLFFVLICVIWAPMLMYSSGNPTNIANPIKDASVQIDINTRGGKLTLYHTTLCEKIPWDVLDSDVNLGQGFLETYNTHDIQLICCQPDASVLWLVPGLVQTRFIHSLGWHMGMDIRFTWVLTRDRPKGKEVVKYENHVDPLDLPKPSDVISVLNGSTNSFRVKNIYPRYFRVTASGDVRPFEQEVYAVSADLVMNRADSEWWSFHNINASDIKGCEGLSGPMAIIVSEETPPQGILGDTLSKFSIWGLYITFVLAVGRFIRLQCSDLRMRIPFENLPSCDRLIAICEDIYSARAEGEHEVEEVLYWTLVKIYRSPHMLLEFTKPD comes from the exons ATG GTCTCACTGTTTGCTCTTTCTTTTTGGAGCTTCCATTTTGCAAGTATATGTGCATTTGGACTTCTTGCTTATGTTGGCTATATTTTATATGCCTTCCCTTCTTTATTCCACTTGCACCGGTTAAATGGACTGCTGCTTGTCTTTATTCTCTTGTGGGCTGTTAGCACATATATCTTCAACGtagcattttctttcttgaatTGGAAGCTTTGGAAG GACATGGAAATCTGGGAGATGGTTGGGCTGTGGCATTATCCCATTCCTGGGTTCTTCCTGCTTGCTCAGTTCTGCCTTGGGGTTTTGGTTGCTTTAGGTAATCTCGTGAACAACTCTGTTTTTGTCTACTTGTCTGGTGAGGATGGGCGATCTTCCAGTGAAACCTCAACAGTAGAAG TGAGAGAAGAGACCAAGGTATTGATTGTGGCCACGATTGCCTGGGGATTGCGCAAATGTTCTCGGGCAATCATGCTTGCACTCATAGGCCTCCTTGCCATGAAGCCTGGTTTCATACATGCTATATATA TGATATTCTTTCTGATATATCTTTTAAGCCACAACGTCAGCAGAAAGATACGCGAGTCTTTGATTCTTCTATGTGAAGCTCATTTTGCACTCTTGTACCTTCTTCGGATTGATTTGATCTCTAATGCTTTGCGGCAAAAAGACTCTTTAAGTATGGAAATTCTATCACAGCTTG GTCTCTTGAATCATGACAGCTCCTGGGATTTCTTAGAAATAGCTTTGCTTGCTTGTTTCTGTGCAATTCACAACCATGGTTTTCAAACGCTATTTTCATTCTCGGCCATCGTGCAGCATACGTCTAGCCCTCCAGTTGGATTTAGCATATTAAAGGCTGGTCTGAACAAGTCAGTCCTCTTGTCAGTGTACTCAGCCTCAACTGCAAAATACAGTCATGATAATTCCTCTTAtg AGAGAAGGATAGCATCGTTCCTTAGTGCAATTGGGCAGAAGATTTTATCTATGTACCGATCATGCGGAACCTACATTGCTTTTCTCACTATTCTCCTCACAGTATACATGGTGAGACCCAATTATATATCATTTGGGTACATTTTCCTTCTGCTTGTGTGGATAATTGGAAGACAACTTGTTGAGAAATCAAAAAGACGCTTATGGtttccattaaaattatatgctaTCACGGTGTTTGTCTTCTCTTATAGCTTGAGCTGTTTCTCCAGCTTTGAGCTGTGGTTATCCAGGTTGATAGATCTGTATTTTTACTTGGATTACGATTCAGAAGCATCATTGCTGGAAAATGTTTGGGAATCTATAGCAGTCTTGATTGTGATGCAACTTTATAGCTATGAGAGGAGACAAAGCAGGCACTACAGGCAAGATGATCCCAATCTCTTGGATTCTGGGTTACTAGGTTTCATCAAACGGTTTCTAGTTTGTCACAGCCAGAAGATCTTGTTTTTGGCAGTGTTCTATGCCTCTTTATCTCCAATTAGTGCATTGGGTCTTGTTTATCTACTTGGACTTGTCATCTGTTCAACTTTACCTAAAGCTTCCCGGATCCCATCCAAATCATTCTTAGTTTACACAGGATTTCTAGTGACAATTGAGTATCTCTTTCAGATGTGGGGCAAGCAAGCCGGAATGTTTCCAGGGCAAAAGCACTCTGATTTGTCTCTTTTTTTGGGCTTGCGAGTATATGAGCCCAGTTTTTGGGGCATAGAATTGGGCTTGAGGGGAAAAGTGATGGTGATTGTTGCCTGTACTCTGCAGTACAATATCTTCCGTTGGTTGGAGAAGACTCCAAGTAGTAGTTTAAACAAAGGTAAGTGGGAAGAGCCTTGTCCATTGTTTGTGTCATCCGAAGATGCCTTTATTAATGGCCCCCATCCTAATGAGGAAGATAAGCTGTTGTCAGATTCAGGCACGCGCTCTATGAAACGAGAGGTGGCTGCAAGCAATTCTTGGCCTTCTTTCACTTCTGTTCTGACTCAAACACCTAATTCTGTGTCCTCTAAAAGAGGAGAGTCTGAGGCTAGTAGCactagaaaattttcatttggaTATTTCTGGGGAGGCGCCAAGGAGAGCCATAAGTGGAACAAGAAGCGGATCCTTACATTGAGAAAGGAGAGATTTGAAACACAAAAGACActcttgaaaatatatttgaagttttggatggaaaatttgtttaatcttTTTGGTCTCGAGATTAACATGATTGTGCTGCTTCTTGCCAGTTTTGCTCTGTTGAATGCCATTTCTTTGCTGTACACCGCACTGCTTGCTGCTTGTGTTCTTCTGAATTGGCATTTTATACGTAAATTGTGGCCTATGTTTGTCTTCTTATTTGCTACCATTCTAATCCTGGAGTACTTAGCCTTATGGAAGAATATGTCTCTAAATCAACATAATCCTAGTGAAAATAATGTACGTTGCCATGACTGCTCAAGAAGCTCAGCTCAACATTTCCAATACTGCGGGAATTGTTGGTTAG GACTAGTGGTTGATGATCCCCGGACGCTTATAAGCTATTTTGCAGTCTTCATGCTTGCTTGTTTCAAACTTCGTGCCGATCTATTGTCCAGCTTCTCTGGGTCCTCAACGTATCGTCAAATGATGTCCCAACGTAAAAACACATTTGTTTTGAGAGATCTTTCTTTTGAAACTAAAAGCATGTGGACCTTTCTCGACTATCTGAAGCTTTACTGTTATTGCCATCTACTGGACCTTGTGCTTGTACTGATTTTGATTACTGGTACCCTGGAGTATGACATTCTGCACCTTGGCTATCTTGCTTTTGCCCTTACATTCTTTCGGATGAGACTAGAAAtactaaagaaaaagaacaaaatattcAAGTTCTTGCGCATATACAATTTTGTCCTTATTATTCTTTCTCTTGCGTATCAATCTCCATTTGTAGGGGAATTCAGTGCAGGGAAGTGTGAGACAATAGACTATATCTTTGAGATGATTGGATTTTATAAGTATGACTATGGGTTTCGGATTACTGCAAGATCTGCACTTGTTgagattattatatttatgttgGTATCACTTCAGTCATATATGTTTTCCTCCCAGGAATTTGATTATGTCTCGCGATATCTTGAGGCAGAGCAAATTGGTGCCGTTGTGTGTGAACAAGAAAGGAAAGCTGCCTGGAAAACTGCACAATTACAACATATTCGTGAGTCTGAAGAGAAGATACGCCAACGTAACATGCAAGTGGAAAAGATGAAATCTGAGATGCTCAATTTGCAGACACAACTTCACAGCATGAACTCCATTGCTAATTGCAATACCACTTCACCGGACACTGAAGGCCTAAGAAGGAGGAATACTCCTCTTACTTCAAATTGGGAATCAAGGACCCCTGATAAAGGGGAAGGTTTAATTAGGAAGCAAGAGCAGATTATAAAAGAGGAATTACAATTTCCTTTGGAAGTTCATGAATTTCCTGCTGTTGTTCACATGGACAATCTAATGGGGGTGGTTTCTCCAAAGGATTCAGTGGGATCTCCTCCTTGTGAAATCAATGAGATTGAGCTAGATGTTGCGGATAGTGCAGACTTCGACTCAAATAGAAGTATCAAAGCCAAGGAAAATCCTTTAAAGTCTGCAGTACAACTACTAGGTGATGGAGTTTCCCAGGTACAGTCTATTGGAAATCAGGCAGTTAATAACCTTGTGAGCTTTTTGAACATCACTCCTGAAGATTCAGACATGAATGAGCTGTCCTCTGCTGAGGATGAGGCATATGATGAAATGGAGAGCCAGAAGAAGAGGTACGTGTCTCTGGATCGTTCATATTCTCTGCAATCTGACAAGAGTTCAGACGCTACGAGTTTGCAGATTGGAAGGATCTTCCGTTACATATGGTCCCAAATGCGGTCTAACAATGATGTTGTGTGTTACTGTTGCTTTGTGCTTGTGTTCATTTGGAACTTCAGTTTGCTTTCAATGGTGTATTTGGCAGCTCTCTTCTTGTATGCTCTATGTGTGCATACTGGCCCAAGTAGCATCTTCTGGATTATTATGCTAATTTACACGGAAATGTACATTTTAGTTCAGTATCTGTACCAAATTATCATCCAGCACTGCGGGTTAAGTATTGATTCAGACCTCCTCCAGGCATTAGGGTTCCCTGACCCTGCACATAAAATCACATCATCTTTTGTTGTCAATGCAGTGCCTCTTTTTCTGGTCTACTTTTTTACTCTCTTACAGAGCTCTATAACTGCAAAAGATAGTGAATGGATGCCCTCTACAGACTTCATTTCTCGCAGGAGGGATGCTCTCTACAGGAAAGAGGTTCTGGTGAATTATAGTTGGAGTAAGAAGGCACAAGAGCTGCTTcaacaaatgataaatatgGTGAAATTGATAATAAGAAGGTTCTTCAGGTACTGGAAATCACTGACACGGGGAGCAGAATCTCCTCCTTACTTTGTTCAGTTGTCCATGGATGTTAACTTGTGGCCAGAAGATGGGATTCAGCCAGAGAAGATCGAGTCTGGAATAAACCAAGTGCTTAAAATTGTTCATGATGAGCGATGCAAGGAAAAAAACCCTAGCGATTGCCCTTTCGCTAGTAGGGTTAACATTCAGAGCATTGAGAGAAGTCAGGAAAAACCAAACATTGCGTTGGTTGTTTTGGAGGTAGTGTATGCCTCACCTTTGACTGGATGTGCTTCAGCAGAATGGTACAAATCACTTACTCCCGCAGCTGATGTTGCAAAAGAAATTCGTAAAGCACAAAGTCTTGGGCTTTTTGAACAATTGAGATTTCCTTACCCACTACTCTCTATAATTGGGGGAGGCAAAAGAGAAATTGATCTTTATGCCTACATTTTTGGAGCTGATTTGACTGTGTTTTTTCTAGTTGCCATCTTTTACCAATCCATCATAAAACATAATAGTGAGCTTCTTGATGTTTATCAGCTTGAAGACCAGTTTCCCAAGGagtttgtatttatattaatg ATCATCTTCTTTCTGATTGTTCTTGATCGCATAATTTACCTTTGTTCATTCGCCGTAGGAAAAGTGATTTTCTACCTTTTCAACCTCATTCTCTTTACATATTCAGTCATTGAGTATGCTTGGAATATGGAGGCTTCACACCAACGTGCGGGAGAGTTTGCTCTTCGTGCAATATTTCTCGCAAAAGCGGTTTCTTTATCATTACAGGCAATACAGATTCGTTATGGGATTCCTCACAAAAGCACCTTGTATCGGCAGTTCTTGACAAGTGAAGTTTCacgaattaattattttggctATAGATTATACCGTGCCCTACCATTCCTATATGAGTTACGATGTGTACTTGATTGGTCATGCACATCCACATCTTTGACCATGTATGATTGGCTGAAG CTGGAGGACATAAATGCAAGTCTGTACCTTGTCAAATGCGATGCAGTGTTGAATAGAGCTAAGAACAAACAAGGAGAGAAGCAAACGATAATGACCAAATGTTGCAATGGGATATGTTTGTTCTTTGTGTTAATCTGCGTTATCTGGGCTCCGATGCTG ATGTATAGCAGTGGTAATCCAACGAACATTGCAAACCCCATAAAAGATGCAAGTGttcaaattgatattaatacaAGGGGTGGAAAGTTGACATTATATCATACTACTCTCTGTGAAAAAATCCCATGGGATGTGCTCGACTCTGATGTTAATCTTGGTCAAGGGTTTTTGGAGACATACAATACACATGATATTCAGTTGATATGCTGTCAACCAGATGCAAGTGTTTTGTGGCTTGTTCCTGGTTTAGTTCAGACCAGATTCATTCACTCCTTAGGCTGGCACATGGGCATGGATATTAGATTTACTTGGGTACTTACAAGAGATCGACCAAAAGGCAAGGAAGTAGTGAAATATGAAAATCATGTAGATCCTCTTGATCTTCCAAAACCATCAGATGTCATAAGTGTGCTTAATGGTTCTACTAACAGCTTCAgggtgaaaaatatttatccaaGATACTTCCGTGTCACTGCTTCTGGTGATGTCAGACCTTTTGAACAAGAG GTATATGCAGTTAGTGCGGATCTCGTTATGAATCGTGCTGATTCTGAGTGGTGGTCCTTCCATAATATCAATGCATCTGACATAAAAGGTTGTGAAGGTCTTTCAGGACCAATGGCGATTATAGTCTCTGAGGAAACACCACCAC AGGGTATTCTTGGTGACACTCTAAGCAAGTTCAGCATTTGGGGTCTCTACATAACCTTTGTGCTCGCGGTTGGTCGCTTTATCAGACTTCAGTGCTCCGACTTAAGAATGAGAATTCCTTTTGAGAACCTACCTTCTTGTGACAG GTTGATAGCCATATGTGAGGATATATACTCAGCTAGAGCAGAGGGTGAGCATGAAGTTGAGGAGGTCCTTTATTGGACCCTTGTAAAAATTTATCGGTCACCACACATGCTGCTCGAGTTCACAAAGCCAGACTAG